tttaatatctaattcgctctacctcggaattaatatctgaAGATATGTGACCAAACAATTCCAggaagcttcactgtgcgtcctggactTGTTTCGTTTCGATGGTTCGACTAAAACATTCCctttcggtcaacatatatgaaaatatataaattccgagataggagcgaattagatattaaaggacacttgttgctcgatgtatgcatatgaatcacggtaatctgatatgactcatatatatatgatatatatatatatatatatatatatatatatatatatatatatatatatatatatatatatatatattatatatatatattagatatatatatatatatatttatgtataacaaGGCACTTTCTCCCAGGCCTTGTCTCTGAAAGAAATGGTAACGTAATCCACTCTCCAAAACAAACAGCTAGATATCTGTCACCTACCTTAAGAAAAATAGCCAACCGGcgatcaaaaatataaaaaaaaaccgaacctttaaatctttaaaaaatgtaaaaataacatgattaaagaaaaatgacttAAACGAAAAAACCAAAGACACGAAGTGTACTCACTCCTAGGAAATAAATCTCAAAAGATCATCCCTAAACGAATACCACAAACCATCTCCCAAACGAGACACCTTACTTCACATTAGTTGTCTCTGTATTAAACTAGTTTCTCCCCATTAGCTCATATGTGAAATGGTCAGTCTTTTATGGCCGAGGTGATAAATAAAAGTTAAGGATTCCATCCTCAATGACGACACTGAATCCATCCGAAGCGTAAGCAATGATAACCTTCAGAAGGTGAAATAATACCAAACAGATGAGCATAACAAATGgaaatacaaaacacaaataaaagcATTCCTGATTAAAACTCAATTGTAGGAGAACTCTTCTCCCAGTCTTCTGCTGTCTcagaaatcaatatttttttcactcCAAAATAATGTTTCTCACCTTTGCAGAACCTTCTTGCGATGTGTATCTCCGGGTTCATCTCACTGATTACCACTTAATGGTCGGTTGGCTAATGAATCACTTCCGACTTTGATATCAGATTATATTGTGCTCAAATGGTCCCTGATGCACGTACATACGGGCATATTCAATTGTTCTCAAATGTCCCATGTTTGCATTCCTCTGTGACGTAAAGATCATGTGATGCCCCGCCCCATTAAGTCAAGTCGCGGGCACAGACAATTCACCTAAAGTATCCAGTGATTGAACTTTTGACATATCAAAGCTTTCCAAAACACACATGTGCTTGTTGAACCAATTCTAATCTCTTCACGATAGTTTGTTGCCCCTGTATAACATCATAACTGTAAATTATCACCCACCTTTGAAGAGcggctaatatatgtatatgtacagtcAAACCTTTGTTTTCGTGCGCctctttttttcatacatttcacttttcaaagacttttttctatgaaattatcgtacatttcctcggttttcgtacactcAGAAACGCTCCATCTGGGGCACAGCGTGTGACCAGGCCTTGTATCAAGCACCGAAACAAAGCATCCCGTTTCCTCTCTCATGACccattctggctttgtttctcACTGAACAAGTATCACACCACTCATAATCTGCATCAACGCAcgtgtttgttgtgttttgtgctAATTTTGCATTAAAACTCATTGCAAATTAGCCATCATCGGGCCATAGAAAGTTGCAAGTGACAGCCCTTTGGTAAAAGAGACCAGGAATATGATtgaattcaagaaagaacttgtagtgAAGTATGAAAGTGGGGCACGTGTGGTTGATCTGACTAGAATGTACCGCAAGTCATTGTTGACAATCAGCCCTATCCtagcaaagaaacatgaaatcaaggcagctgatgttgcaAAAGGGGTCACTTCATTAATAAAACAGAGATCGCAACTAGTGGAAGATGTTAAAAAGCTTTTGTTAGTGTGGATAAATGAAAAGCAATTAGTAGGGACTAATGTGTCTGAAGTGATCATTTGTGAGAAAGCTAGGATCCTTCATGCTGAATTAAGAAAATGCAAACAATTAGTGCTGCTCTTAGTGAtttcaaggccagcagaggctggtttgaaaaattcagaaagcgtATAGGTATCCTTGGTGTCGTCCAGCATGGGGGAGGCTGCGAGCTTGGATAAACACACCGCCGAAGAATTCGTTGGTGAATTCAAAGGGTAActtgaggctgaaggattcctccTTCAAACATGACACTggaggaaagttcattgccaggGCACAAGCCCATTAAGAATAGGCTAACAATATTGGTCTGTGAGAATGCCAGTAGGGATTTTGAAGTGGAGTGCTTACTTATGTATCACCCTAAAACTCCCCGGGTGTTTAGGAAAAACAGAGTATTAGAGAATAAATTGTCTGTTATGTTGAAGGCCAACAAAAAGGCATGGGTCACGAGTCATATTTTCGTAGATTAGGTAAATGAAGTGTTTGGCCCGAGTGTGAAAAAATACCTGCAAATGAATCAATTGCCCCTCAAGTGCCTTCTGCACACCCTTTTTGCATGGAAGGTCAGCCGTTAGACGAATTTAAATTTGTCACATTGAAGTTCTTGCCTCCTAACACCACTCTTTTCATCCAGCTCATGGACCAACAAATCATCtcaaacttcaagaaactgtacACAAAAGCATTGTTCCAAAGGTATATTGAATtgacctcagacactgaattgacCCTAGAGGGTTCTGGAAGGGTCACTTCAATTTCTTCAATTGCATAAGTATTATAGATAAAGCTTAGCAGGGAGTGACTTCCAGGACAATGAACTGcttggagaaaattgtggccagAGTGTTACCTCGAGAAGGATTTTGAAGGGTTTGAGGCTGACCCTGACGACCCTACACCTGATGTGAAATCTATTGTGTCTCTGGGgaagtccatgggcttggatgtgAGTGGCGAGGAAGTGGAAGATTTAGTGGATGCACACAGGAAAGAGGtaaccactgaggagctgcaagaccttcagACGGAACAGACGGCAGCTGAGGAATCCGAGGAGGAAGAGAGATGGGATACTGTCCCAACTTCAGTGATGAAAGAAATGTTTGACAAGTGGagtgatataaaaaattttgttgagaCATCCTAACGAAGACGTTGCAATCCGTGTCtttaacatgtttaatgacaatgctttGTACTATTTTAGACAGGTATTGAAGAGACAACAGAAACAAATGTCtttggacagttttttttatttggcaggagtccagtgactctcaagctggtcctagtgccagtagaAAACGAAGTGGAGAAGTAACATCAAAACAGTGCCACTAAAAAACGTAGAGAAGTAAACCCAGATAGGTTCATGATACCTGAAATCCTTCTGAAGGggaattccccttccaaacagtaatatttcctcttccctctcctctcctctctttcttccatatactAACAAGAGTCTTTAATACaggtaaaaatgatggtaatgttccttattcatttcattattcgtttatatttatttctcattgttttctgcatgtaaagtgtatttattccccgtcaaatgtatttttagaaatagttttgggtgtctggaatgcattaatgctatttacattatttcttatgggaattaTTTCTTCGGTTTTTGCACGTTTTGGATATCATAGGATGTTCTGGAACGGACTTATGTaagaaaaccgaggttccactttaggtatgtttgtatatatataatataatatatatatatatatatatatatatatattatatatatatatatatatatatatatatttatatatgatttatactcatatatatgtgtgtatttatgtatggatgtatatttcTCCATTGATACTTTGCAGAGAAATTTGTCTTTATACTACGATGGAATCTTCAACATGAAGACCGGATCAGATGATTTAAGGAATGTTGGTAAGAACGAATTTTacgtatattaaattatattattagccaTATTACTACATTGATCTTAGTTTAGAGTTGTCTacatattattttctttgttattttccctGTTCATAGTTTATTCCTACACCTTGGAAAATGATAGCAATGATaataaacttctttcagttttcttctaaagattgaaaaagaaaccaacaaaattactgagtatatcttgtttacttgtaagtatttacatagtatgttACTCAACACTCAAGTACTTTGAGGCCCTAAATGTGGCCCTTTCtcagagatgtgtaggttgtcagactgggtcaaggcccagcagtcttctggaacttgaGCTgttatttatgtgatggctgtcctggtttccattctcttgagacgctctgatatcctgagctgatggtctaTATgcttaacccttgtggtaagtgagtggACACCaacagtctgttgggcagaaaacctaatcacCAGTTCAGAAGGGTCAAtcatagcttcttttaatattaaaGCACAGCTATGGATCTTCCATCccttaatctctctgatgagtgctccttccaCTACCCTCCTGCCTACTATGACCTGGAGATTAGATTTTCTGCCCAACAGGCTgttggtgaccactcacttaccacaaaggttaatcccattgaccatcagctcaggatatcagagccaCAAGAGGGGATTAACAACTCTCAAGAGAATAGAAACCaggacagccatcacataaatgacagctcaacaagaagttccaaaagactgctgggccttgacccagtctgGCAACCTACACATCatttgagaaagggccacagatagggcctgaaagtactcgggtgttgagtaaaatactatgtaaatacttacaagtaaataagttatactcagtaattttgtgggtttcttttttcaataaaataataataataataataataataataataataataataataataataataataataataataataataataataataataatataataataataaaaacatctgGCTCATCTGAATACTTCATTACAACTGACAAGAAGTTAGACGCATCATTATGAGAAAAGTTGCCAAACCTTCGAAGGTCAATTATCCTATTAAACTCCGCTACCAGGGAAGATCGACCTCTGGAACTACACTAGGGCGACGCCCTTCTTCGACAGTCCCTGCAACGCCGTGGCTGGATCTGCTGGGGAGTACTTTGAGCCAGATTTACAAAGAGACAAGATCGTGTTCTACAGCTCCGATCTTTGCATGTGAGTATTCGAGAGATCTTCAATTAACAGTCTTACTTGTGTCTACCTGaggaggatgtcgtgcaactggaacttcagaagttcaagcaaagatgcagtgCAATTGATTTCCTTATTATTTCtcaatttatctttttctaataattgatctctttctgcatttctctGCACCTTCTGTTACTATTTTTGAATGAACAcaaaattctttggaaacttgaatttcaagtaagtggcccctgtggtgggataAGACTAGGATAAGTTAacattaggagagggatcttaaaggcgactcactgtccccactactcttcatagtagccatgattcccatgacaaaagtattactgaagatggatgctgggtaccaactcaagaaagaaggcaacagaattaaccatttgatgttcatggacgacatcaagctgtatggtaagagcatcaaggaaatagatagcctaatgcagactgtaaggattgtatctggggaaatcagaatggagtttggaatagaaaaatgtgccttggtcaacatacaaaacacAAAGTAACAAGggctgaagggataaagttaccagatgggaatagcatcaaagaCATAGATGAGgtaggatacaaatatctgggaataataggagaggatataaaacaccaagatgacgaacacgatcaggaaagaatatatgcagagacttaaggcgatacacAAGTCAAATCTCAACGCCAGATgaagaaccagaaatatacagagacaggagaatgacaaagagaacagtggaatggcacaacaaaccaatgagacagattaaagagcGGAAAAACTTTTATGGACATAGACACCAGACTTCATAAACAAAGAGAGCTCCGAAGGGAACTcggcctgcagagagagagagagagagagagagagagagagagagagagagagagagattcagcaaaGTACGTAGTGTGAAATGATACTTCAGAGAGCCATGTGAAGACATTGGCAAAGAGCAAATCATGCAGAACTGctttagtaaaagagagagagagagagagagagagagagagagagagagagagagagagagagagattagtaagaaaaggtgataaaatgaataagtatGAGGGAATGATATATAAAGCCGATAAATCTGAGTTCAGAAGACATCAGCGGAAAGCTGATAATTATCATAAGGGTTTATTAGTGAGTTCTTTAAACTCCCTGACTTTCTTGATTTATAGTCAATGCTTATCGCTTCCAATTATACACCCCACAagcaaacgtatatatatatatatatatatatatataatatatatatatatatatatatatatatatatatatatatatatatatatatatatatatatatcatcattatcaacaACAGTTCCTAGCCcactgtttatggtctttctatgccattcttacccacaaattttcttagcttgtcaatccatctcttctcttcctttgcctgcttcgtttgcaaactctagggacccattctcttattcttttcgtccatctattaactgacattctcattatatgtcctccccttgcccatttctttttcttacttgtctTTAGAATACCCTCTACTTTAGTTgtctctcgtatccatgttgctctttttctctcttagtgttattcccatcgtTATTCTTTCCACATAGCTCTTTGGGTTGTAACTAGCTCCCAGtatctgatgcataagttaatactgatataaccatctgattaaatacttttctttttagagaaagtggtattttacttttcataactcattttgtttaccaaaagctctccatcccatgcttatccttcttttaattacGGTGTCATGTCCtagggaaacacttactgtctgtcctaaatatatatatttattaataatctcTAGAGGTTCGCCCCTAACCCTTACTTGTTGtccctgcattttcattgaacattacctttattttactcatattcattttcagtcccacatttctgctttctctactGAAATCCTCTATCATGTTTTGctattcctcccctgattcactgagtagaactatgtcatctacAAATGTTAAGTTATTAAGGTATTCTCCATTAATGTTAACTCCTATtttcccatatatatagatatatatatatatatatatatctatatatatatatatatatatatataatatatatatatatatatatatatatatatataccctatatatatatatatatataatatatatatatatatatatatatatatatatatatatatatatatatataatatatatatatatatatatatatatatatatatatatatatatatatatatatatatatagatatatatatatatatatatatatatatatataatagtatatatatatatatatatatatactatatatatctatatatatatatatatatatatatagatatatatatatatatatatatatatatatatatacatacatatatatgtgtgtgtatgtgtattaacaGTTTTATTTACTTCCAGTAactgaaaagtaataataaagaaaatcttgAAGGACTGGGTTTAATTTTCCAGTCATTTTGCCGTGATTCAGAAATTAACTCTAATGAGGTCACGAACTTCCCTCATTGAAGTGCTTAAATGGCAATGCTAATCTGGAGATAATATAATTGCTGCTTTGAAATAAAGGGCCATTACACCAGTATCTGTAAAGTCACgaaaagaacaaaaatttttaaCCAAAGTCCGATAAGTTAGCTTTCCTCTTTCTTGTTAGCTGTAGCTACAGACACATCCATCATTTTGACAGGAGTATGAAGATGGAGTACCAGAAAGACGTGGACAAGAGTGGACTGAAAGCCTTTAGGTTTTGGGGAAGCAACAACACGTTCGCCAACGGTTCCCTGATCCCTGGGAATGAGTGCTACTGTGTCAAAGGGACTTGTGCTCCAACTGGTAAGTTGAGGCAGTTCTTCTGTGTTTTGACATTCATACGTTTAACCACCAGATGTTACTTCAGTTGTTCTCAAACCCTTTCCACCTCTTCAGAATTGATTTCTAAACCGATATACACAAGACTCTACGAAGAAGCACCCAGTACTTACTTAGAGTTACAGAATATGCTCCATAATAGCTGGATTTCATACACTTGCTGAATCTGCTACTGTATTGTTGTATGACCTTCAGGGATGTTGAATGCGGAGTCCTGCAGGATGGGTTCCCCAGCCTTCATATCCTTCCCGCATTATTTCAACGCAGACCCTTTCCTTCTGGACCAAGTCGAGGGTCTCTCGCCTGATGAAGACAAACACGCATTCATCATGGACATAATGCCAGTGAGTAGCTGCTTTGAAACCATGTTAGCTAATAGTAGTCAAGTGACTTTTTTTCAGCGAAGTATAACTTCACGTCAGTTTCTTAAATTAAAAAGCAAGCGTAAAGTGGATTTCAGATGAGTTTCAAGTTTAACCAGAAGTGCCGTTAACTACCAGATATCTGGAATTTTTGAGGTGTAAGGCTATATATACCACAGGGACTTAGCAACTTATAAGTATGATAACTCATCATATAGCCACGTCACTGATGCATCTGACAGGAAACAAGCTCTTGAAACAAATCACCACTTGTCTCTTTCCTTGCAGGAAGCGGGAGTTCCAGTGAACGTGAGAGCCCGTATGCAAATCAACATGAAAGTGACCCCGTACCCTGGAGGCAGGAAGGGTAAGATTGAGTAAGTTAACCGAGTATTTATGACACTTGACCTGTCAAATGTCACTGATGTGTTTCAAGTAAACATCACTGCACTGAGGAAACCTGTGGTCTTACCCATTTTGAAGAATATGCAGTAAATATATAGCTTTCAGTGGGAGGTCGCTCAACAAATTTTCTGGGGCACGTCACAGAAAAGGTGACTGACATGAAAAAGTATAAAGCTATTGTCAGTTACAAGAAAATCTTTTCTCATGAGAACTATGTGGATGATACAGTGTTCTAGTTGTAGGAGAGAGAACCTGTTGACTTGTTTGTATCTTTCATTGTCTAACAAAGAATcataatacaaaatacagaagAAGGAATTTGTAAAGGCCATCTCCATTtcaaaaaatggaaatgagatTTACCAACTTTTGTCAAAGGTCTTTCCCACTAAGCTTGCTTTCAGAAAGAGTAGCTGCCTTTGATAATCCATTGAAATTAAGTGATTacattgtcttttttttgtttactgtgtTTAGTAAATATTCCATACCAGAGCTGGAATAATCATCAGATTTAGTTGTGtttaaaaggtaattttttttacatgtatctGCTTTCATACTCATGTATTTAAAAAAGATCTATCAGATCTATCAGTCTTTCTCTTGCATTGTTTCCAGTAAGACCAAAACAGTTACCAAAGCATCTAAAGTTCTAGAATATAAGGACTAAAATGTCTTAACTCTGTCGAGTAACAACTAATTTATCCCTGACAGCATCCTGAAGAAGGTCCCAGACATCTACCTTCCAATGATATGGTTCGAGGAACTTGCTGAAGTTCCCGAAGATATGGTGGGCCAACTGAAAGCACTGCAATTCATCAAGACTACTCCTACCATGACCATCGTATTCTCTCTGACACTTCTTCTCGGCCTTGGAATGATGGCCTACCTGGTGTATGCGAGATTAAGGAAGTAGAAACTTAGTCAAAAGGAGTTCAGATGCTGGGTGATAACTTGCCTGTGCCTCCAGAGGCTAGTTTTGAATTCGGGTACATGAAATTAAGGAAGTAGAAACATATTATCCTGTAGACAAGAAGGAATTGAAGCTGTTGGATAACTTTTCTGTGTACTTGAAGTTAAGAAAGTAGAAACGTAGTATCCTGTAGACAAGAAGGAATTTCAGGCACTGGGTAACTTGGCTGTTCTTCCAAAGGCTATTTTTAAATTGGTGTTCTTGAGAACAAGGAAACAGAAACTCAGTATCCTGTAAACAAACTGGAAAGAACTAGTCCTGGAAAACTCGCCTGTATTTCCAGAGACTAGATATAAAATGGCCATTCACTCCTTTTGCATTTGCCAGTTTTCGAAGCATATACCTTTAATTTATATGAGTACAGAGATATTAAATTCACATTTAGATAGATCCAGTTATGCTTAAATACCAAATTACTTAACCGGGTTCCTCACTATTTGGGATAAATTATTTAAACAGGACTGAAAAGTGAACTATGAAAGTCTGTGTAAATAAATACAGAGTAAAAATAAGTTTgtttaaataaacaatattaatttatttatcaaaaacatAGCAAAAATTAAAGATATTGTGGTTAgtcatcaataaataaaaaggtttagTAAAAAGGAACTTGAATTGCCTCAACCACGAAAACTAAAAGCCACAACTATGGAGGCTACATGGCAGAGACCAGGTATAGAGTGTAAGCTCAGAGGCTAAAGGGCAAAAGCCAGGTATAGAGGCTACAGGGTAGGGGACAGATATAGAGCCTGTAGTATAGAGGGTGCGTATGGAGACTAAGTAAAGAGGCTAATTTATAGAAGCCAACTATAGAGCCTGTGGTATAGACGCTAAGGAAAGAGGCAAATTATAGAGACCACGTATAGAGACTATGTATGGAGGGTATAGTAAATAGTCTTAGTATAGAGGCTAATTATAGAGGCCAAGTATAAAACCTAAAGTATATTGGCTATAAGACTGAATCTGTAGCATATGGCCTATAGTATAGAGGCTCAGTAGAGGTGCTACGTATAGTAGTCCTGTGGTGGGAGGGGAAATCGCCACCGGAGGGTAGACAAAATTT
This is a stretch of genomic DNA from Macrobrachium nipponense isolate FS-2020 chromosome 38, ASM1510439v2, whole genome shotgun sequence. It encodes these proteins:
- the LOC135209443 gene encoding protein peste-like isoform X1, with the protein product MLDILHLPPGLSDYDKFGWFYMRNLSLYYDGIFNMKTGSDDLRNVGKIDLWNYTRATPFFDSPCNAVAGSAGEYFEPDLQRDKIVFYSSDLCMSMKMEYQKDVDKSGLKAFRFWGSNNTFANGSLIPGNECYCVKGTCAPTGMLNAESCRMGSPAFISFPHYFNADPFLLDQVEGLSPDEDKHAFIMDIMPEAGVPVNVRARMQINMKVTPYPGGRKGKIDILKKVPDIYLPMIWFEELAEVPEDMVGQLKALQFIKTTPTMTIVFSLTLLLGLGMMAYLVYARLRK